In Halobaculum sp. XH14, the genomic window ACGCTGAATTCCTTGGAAGCGGAACTCGAAGCGAAAGGTGAAGATTGGGGGCCAATACAGATCGGGTTGCTGCCGGCTGATATTGATACTGTAAGCGCCTATCTCTCGAATCTTGAATCGCGCTTTGATCCATACTAAGCCACTTTGGGGAACACCAATGTGTCTCTTCATCGACTACTGAGCTTACAGCAGATCGGCATCCTCCTCGAATTTAATCGGACAGCGCTCCAATCTATAAACGCAATCTATGAGGTCGGACTTGGCGAGGAGGTGCCGCCACGATACGTCGTCCTCGATCTGGTGAGGGCTATCTTGGCAAATGCCGTATTGGTGATTTTCACTCCTCCTTCGCTGAGATGGCCTTCTCGTCGAGGAGACTCATCTCTGCTACCACTTTCACTTTGGTTCACTGAGATATATGTGGGCCCGTACCCTTAGAGAGAAGCAGAGGGCAGTGCGTCCCTCCGTCACACGCTTCACATTCATATGAGCACTCAGGCCCCACACCTCGGTGACTGCCCGCACTGCGGTAGTGAGATTCTGTCTCATCATACGCTGATAGAGTATGCAGGCGGTGTCTGGGCCGAATGTCCCGAGTGTCGGGACGTCGTCGACCCACAGTGAGTCTCTATGTTACGCGTCTTAAAGCGGCTGTCACCGAGCTCGACTGATACAACGGAACTGTTCGAATGTCGGTCTTGCGGGACCAGTTTAGATGAAGGCCAGGAATCCTGTCCCGAGTGCGGCTGTAGTGAAATCGCTCGGTACGAGTTATAGATCGACGTACTGGCGTTCCCAGTCACGTCGAGCTTCGAGTTCTCGCTGACCGCGTTTGGTAACTGTATAGACGTTTGTCCGGCGATCTTTCTCTCCTTTCTCGACGAGCCCCTTTTCGACCAGCGTATCGAGGTTGGGATAGAGACGTCCGTGGTGGATCTCTGATTCGTAGTACTTTTCGAGTTCGTCTTTGATTGCGAGGCCGTGAGGTTCCTCGATACCTGCAGTGACCGTGAGCAGATCACGTTGGAAGCCAGTGAGATCGTACATCCTTCCGCGCAGGTTTACCCGCTCTTGGTATAATTCTACAGGATTACAGGATAGTCAGCGACAGGAACACGATCTGTCCGACTACTTTTCTGGTAGTTGGATACGGGCCTACATCCTAGAATCGTACTCTCCGCGAGTACCTGCTCTACTAGATTTATCGGTTAAGCAGTGAGGATATCCGATCCCAGTCAGCGAGGGCTAGGAGGGCGAGGGCAATGATGAGTCCCAATCCGAGAATGCCACTTCCGACCCAGAGCCGGATGTCCGTGAATTGGAGCACCTGCGTCATACCGACGACCAGTGGGATGAATCCAAATACAAGGAAACCTGCATAGGGGAGGTACTTTTCGCCGATCCGTTCAAGGAACACTCGTTTTGCCCGGGCATTCTCCTGTGCTGCGACAGCGTTCGCCCGTTCAGTTATTGCCCGCTCTCGGTCGGCGGCGGCCTGTTCGTATTCCGCTAGCGCACTCGCTGCTCGTTCAAGTCGATCTAACTCTTGGTCTGAAAGATCAGCGAGTTCCTCGTTTTCGATCCGTAATGAGGTTTCTGAGGGATCAAATTCCGGCTGCTCAAATTCGAATGGGTCGGTGTTATCGGATTCGCTCATATGGAAATTTGTCCTTGATGCGTCGGTGATGGTATTTGCCGTGTGATGCGGCGTTCATCAACCCGTTGTAGACCGATTCCGGGACGTTGAAGTACTGGTACACCCGGCCACCGTGGAACTCGATTTCCAGGGTATTTGTTGCGGAGTCGTAGCCGACACTTCGAAGGTTGCTGGAGGAGACAGGTGTTCTATTCATGCTCTTGGTGTTTTTCTATGTGAGCAGTGTATTTGACACTCGATTCTCACCAATTGATAGGAAAAGAGCTACCATAAGCTTTCGCCGGCCGGATAACCGATATCTCACGGCCGCGAGAGGGAGTTGCTGTTTATATCAACGAACCTCATTATTGAGAGCCACACAACCTAGTGAAGAAGCTCTGTTGAGACGTCAATAGCGGGTACGATTCGGTCGGAGTGGCTTCTAGTCGGTTAGCCACTCATCAAGTACTTGGCTAGT contains:
- a CDS encoding KTSC domain-containing protein translates to MNRTPVSSSNLRSVGYDSATNTLEIEFHGGRVYQYFNVPESVYNGLMNAASHGKYHHRRIKDKFPYERIR
- a CDS encoding PadR family transcriptional regulator; the encoded protein is MYDLTGFQRDLLTVTAGIEEPHGLAIKDELEKYYESEIHHGRLYPNLDTLVEKGLVEKGEKDRRTNVYTVTKRGQRELEARRDWERQYVDL